In the Lysinibacillus sp. PLM2 genome, one interval contains:
- the qoxB gene encoding cytochrome ubiquinol oxidase subunit I, translated as MEFFERFAIPHPSPAIYASMVAIGLVSIGIIVGLTYFKKWGYLWREWLTTVDHKKIGIMYLFSAILMLFRGGADAIMMRAQLSTPDAKLLDAQHYNEIFTTHGVVMIIFMAMPFIFAFMNLVVPLQIGARDVAFPRLNALSFWLFFAGAMLFNISFVIGGSPDAGWTSYFPLAGNDFSESVGTNYYMIAIQISGIGSLMTGINMMTTILKMRAPGMTLMKMPMFTWSAFIANVIIVFAFPVLTVALLMGTTDRLFGTNFFTTTNGGMDMLWANFFWIWGHPEVYILILPAFGLYSEIISTFSSRNLYGYKSMVASMVLISLLSFLVWTHHFFTMGQGALTNSIFSITTMAIAVPTGVKIFNWLFTLWKGKIRFTVPMLYSVGFIPLFTIGGVTGVMLAMSAADYQYHNTMFLVAHFHNTIIPGVVFAMLAGLTYYWPKFFGFMLNERIGKWGFWLLTVGFVLAFFPMYITGLDGQARRMYTYSEATGFGPLNLVAFFGAALMAIAFLTIVYNIYYSFKNSPRNIGSDPWDARSLEWATHTPVPEYNFARVPQVASSEAFWDMKKKGHQLFKGDFKKIHMPNNSGVPFIMGMIFFLAGFSFVFALWIPAVISLIGIFVCMALRSFEKDHGRYISIEEIEETESKLGGAK; from the coding sequence ATGGAATTTTTTGAACGTTTTGCCATACCACATCCAAGCCCTGCGATTTATGCATCAATGGTTGCTATCGGCTTAGTCTCAATTGGAATAATTGTCGGATTAACATATTTCAAAAAATGGGGTTATTTATGGCGTGAATGGTTAACAACTGTTGACCATAAAAAAATCGGGATAATGTATTTATTCTCCGCCATCCTTATGCTTTTCCGTGGTGGTGCTGATGCCATTATGATGCGTGCTCAGCTTTCAACACCTGATGCTAAGTTATTAGATGCACAACATTACAATGAAATATTTACGACACACGGAGTTGTAATGATTATTTTTATGGCGATGCCGTTTATCTTCGCATTTATGAACTTAGTTGTACCTTTACAAATTGGAGCGCGTGATGTTGCTTTCCCACGTTTAAATGCACTTAGCTTCTGGTTATTCTTTGCTGGTGCCATGTTATTTAATATTTCTTTCGTAATCGGTGGATCGCCAGATGCAGGATGGACCTCTTACTTCCCTCTTGCTGGCAATGATTTTAGCGAATCTGTTGGAACAAATTATTATATGATCGCTATTCAAATCTCTGGTATCGGTTCCCTTATGACTGGGATTAATATGATGACCACTATTTTAAAAATGCGTGCACCAGGTATGACTCTAATGAAAATGCCAATGTTTACATGGTCTGCATTTATTGCCAATGTCATTATTGTCTTTGCATTCCCTGTTTTAACTGTTGCACTATTAATGGGTACAACTGACCGTTTATTTGGCACAAACTTCTTTACAACAACAAATGGCGGTATGGATATGCTATGGGCAAACTTCTTCTGGATTTGGGGACATCCTGAAGTATACATTTTAATCTTACCTGCATTCGGTTTATATAGTGAAATTATTTCAACCTTCTCTAGTCGAAATCTTTATGGATATAAATCGATGGTTGCATCTATGGTTCTGATTTCCCTACTATCGTTCTTAGTATGGACACATCACTTCTTTACAATGGGCCAAGGAGCTTTGACAAACAGTATCTTCTCCATTACAACGATGGCGATTGCTGTACCAACTGGTGTTAAGATCTTTAACTGGCTATTTACATTGTGGAAAGGAAAAATTCGCTTTACGGTACCGATGCTATATTCTGTCGGCTTTATTCCACTTTTCACAATTGGTGGGGTAACAGGAGTTATGCTAGCGATGTCAGCAGCGGACTATCAATACCACAATACAATGTTCCTTGTTGCTCATTTCCATAACACGATTATTCCTGGTGTAGTATTTGCCATGCTTGCTGGTTTAACGTATTATTGGCCAAAATTCTTTGGCTTTATGTTAAATGAACGTATTGGTAAATGGGGCTTCTGGTTATTAACAGTTGGTTTCGTACTCGCCTTCTTCCCAATGTACATTACTGGTTTAGACGGTCAAGCAAGACGTATGTATACCTACTCTGAAGCAACAGGCTTTGGACCATTGAATCTAGTAGCATTCTTCGGTGCAGCTTTAATGGCAATTGCATTTTTAACAATTGTTTATAACATATACTACAGCTTTAAAAATTCACCAAGAAATATAGGTAGTGACCCTTGGGATGCTCGCTCTTTAGAATGGGCGACACATACACCAGTTCCCGAATACAATTTTGCAAGAGTACCACAAGTAGCTTCAAGTGAAGCATTCTGGGACATGAAGAAAAAAGGACATCAATTATTCAAAGGTGATTTCAAAAAAATTCATATGCCAAATAATAGCGGTGTTCCATTTATTATGGGGATGATTTTCTTCCTAGCTGGTTTTTCATTCGTATTCGCGTTATGGATTCCGGCAGTCATTTCACTTATTGGAATCTTTGTTTGTATGGCGCTCCGTTCATTTGAAAAAGATCACGGACGCTATATCTCTATAGAAGAAATCGAAGAAACTGAGAGTAAACTAGGAGGTGCTAAGTAA
- a CDS encoding cytochrome aa3 quinol oxidase subunit III, with amino-acid sequence MKIDHSQPLEYGTDQNQLNILGFWIFLGAEIMLFATLFTAYFTLEGRTGSGPTPGEIFEITPVLFETLLLLTSSFTIGLGVHAMRLGRKNAMLTFFTITLLLGLAFLGVEIYEFMHYYHVGATYQTSAFTAALLTTLGTHGGHVTLGLFWGTFIILQVKKRGLTPETANKSFIFSLYWHFLDVVWIFIFSFIYLKGMM; translated from the coding sequence ATGAAAATCGATCATTCACAGCCTCTTGAATATGGTACAGATCAAAATCAATTGAATATTTTAGGATTTTGGATTTTCCTTGGTGCAGAAATCATGCTGTTCGCAACACTATTTACAGCTTATTTCACACTTGAGGGACGTACAGGTTCAGGTCCAACACCGGGAGAAATTTTTGAAATCACACCTGTATTATTTGAAACACTACTGTTATTAACAAGTAGTTTTACAATAGGTCTTGGTGTGCATGCTATGAGACTTGGCCGTAAAAATGCAATGCTAACATTCTTTACAATTACCCTTTTGCTAGGTCTAGCCTTCCTAGGAGTAGAGATTTATGAATTTATGCATTACTACCATGTCGGTGCTACGTATCAAACGAGTGCATTTACAGCTGCACTTCTAACAACTTTAGGTACACATGGTGGTCACGTAACTTTAGGGTTATTCTGGGGTACCTTTATTATACTCCAAGTAAAAAAACGTGGACTAACACCTGAAACCGCGAATAAATCATTTATCTTCTCTCTTTACTGGCATTTCTTAGATGTAGTTTGGATTTTCATTTTCAGCTTCATCTATTTGAAAGGAATGATGTAA
- a CDS encoding MFS transporter, whose translation MNKQESSYRWFVFGFVLITYFVIVSQRTAPGLITDQLMNDFQVSAAVIGLMTSIQFLAYVGLQIPVGLIADRYGPNRLLIFGTLLTGIGSLLYSFASNECILIFSRFLVGVGDSTIFINFVLILSQWFKSHDFVKMIGIVSMFAGLGSLTATLPYSIWISYVGWNSLFMTIGVLLVFNTFLLYFVLIKKPKKLFVELSSTSINLNQEKESVWKILQRVASTRQAWAAFLCHFGVVGTYVGFIGSWGVPFGIQVLELSRSMASQLIMYGLIGAIVGAPIISWIASRLGSIKIMYLIVHIVVVLSWLGMFLSGTSPSIVWIIVLFITIGFGNGASSLTFVVVRESFPAKEVGVVTGFANMGGFLSAVLLPIIFGKVLDLFSQEGIHFGYHYGLLIPAIFSAFGLIGALLLKKENIKEVINA comes from the coding sequence ATGAATAAACAAGAAAGTAGTTATAGATGGTTTGTTTTTGGATTTGTTTTAATTACTTATTTTGTAATAGTTAGTCAAAGAACTGCACCAGGACTCATTACTGATCAATTAATGAATGATTTTCAAGTTTCGGCAGCAGTAATTGGTTTAATGACGAGTATTCAGTTTTTAGCATATGTCGGATTACAAATACCAGTAGGCTTAATAGCAGACCGATATGGGCCAAATCGATTATTAATTTTCGGGACATTGCTTACAGGGATTGGAAGTTTATTATATAGTTTTGCCAGCAATGAGTGTATTTTAATTTTTTCAAGATTTTTAGTAGGAGTCGGTGATTCCACGATTTTTATTAATTTTGTATTAATTTTAAGTCAATGGTTTAAATCTCATGATTTTGTAAAGATGATTGGAATTGTTTCTATGTTTGCTGGATTGGGCTCATTAACAGCAACACTTCCTTACTCAATATGGATTTCCTATGTAGGATGGAATTCACTATTTATGACGATAGGGGTATTGCTAGTTTTTAACACTTTTTTACTCTACTTTGTTCTTATTAAAAAGCCCAAAAAGCTATTTGTAGAATTATCTAGTACTTCGATAAATTTAAACCAAGAAAAGGAAAGTGTTTGGAAAATCCTTCAACGTGTAGCTTCAACCCGACAAGCATGGGCAGCATTTCTATGTCATTTTGGTGTTGTAGGTACGTACGTCGGATTTATTGGGTCATGGGGTGTTCCATTTGGGATCCAAGTGTTAGAATTGTCGCGGTCCATGGCCAGCCAATTAATCATGTATGGTCTTATTGGTGCTATAGTAGGCGCTCCAATTATTAGCTGGATTGCAAGTAGACTTGGTTCCATAAAAATAATGTATTTGATTGTTCATATTGTAGTTGTATTAAGTTGGTTAGGAATGTTTCTTTCTGGAACGAGTCCATCCATTGTATGGATTATTGTATTATTTATCACTATAGGATTCGGAAATGGTGCGAGTTCATTAACATTTGTAGTTGTGAGAGAATCTTTTCCAGCAAAAGAAGTTGGTGTTGTTACAGGCTTTGCCAATATGGGTGGTTTTTTAAGTGCAGTTTTATTACCAATAATATTTGGGAAAGTACTCGATTTATTTTCACAAGAAGGTATCCATTTCGGCTATCATTACGGTCTATTAATTCCAGCTATATTCTCAGCTTTTGGCTTAATCGGAGCATTATTGCTTAAAAAGGAAAATATAAAAGAGGTAATAAATGCATAA
- a CDS encoding B12-binding domain-containing radical SAM protein, producing MNIVLTTLNAKYIHTNLAIRYLKAAALPEFDPKIVEYTIKDPTFNIVTDLYQYKPDVVGFSCYIWNIEETIRVIKMLKTVSPHTKIILGGPEVSYDVHDWLRRLEGEVDYIVMGEGEFSFKELLKYFNEEISLDEVPGICYLLDGKVKIHPQPKKIDLREIASPYRFEEDRPHLGKRIQYIETSRGCPFSCQFCLSSIEVGVRYFNREKIKEDIRYLMDNGAKTIKFVDRTFNISRSYAMEMFQFLIDEHKPGVVFQFEITADIMRPEVIQFLNDNAPKGLFRFEIGVQSTNDLTNELVKRRQNFEKLKRTVTMVKEGGKIDQHLDLIAGLPEEDYESFRKTFNDVFKMRPEELQLGFLKLLRGTGLRVEASRYGYTYVDIAPYEIFSNNVLTFDEIIRIKQAEDVLEKYWNDHRMDYTIEYLVTEVFETPFDFFQNFGTYWEEKGWSRIGHQLEDLFKRLEEFLSTVPNVNMKIVRSLMQLDYLSKQQFQPRKLWWEERINREKQKEVYNLLKDSPTIAGKDFTQFELSEKEFFKHSLLIPFAIDYNALEEGNIVPKEGTLLTYFRQGQTPYFATIQNA from the coding sequence ATGAATATTGTTTTAACTACATTAAACGCCAAATATATCCATACAAACTTGGCTATACGTTATTTAAAAGCAGCAGCTCTTCCTGAATTTGATCCAAAAATTGTTGAATATACCATTAAAGATCCAACTTTTAATATAGTTACAGATCTTTATCAATACAAGCCTGATGTTGTTGGTTTTAGCTGTTATATCTGGAACATTGAAGAAACGATTCGAGTAATCAAAATGCTAAAGACGGTTTCACCGCATACGAAAATCATTTTAGGTGGACCTGAAGTTTCCTATGATGTTCATGATTGGCTACGTCGATTAGAAGGCGAAGTGGATTATATCGTTATGGGTGAAGGCGAATTTTCATTTAAAGAATTATTGAAGTATTTTAATGAAGAAATTTCCCTAGATGAAGTACCAGGGATTTGTTATTTACTAGATGGCAAAGTAAAAATTCATCCTCAGCCGAAAAAAATCGATTTACGTGAAATTGCTAGCCCATACCGTTTTGAAGAAGACCGCCCTCATCTTGGGAAACGAATTCAGTATATCGAAACAAGTCGCGGTTGCCCATTCAGCTGTCAATTTTGCCTTTCTTCCATTGAAGTTGGGGTTCGCTATTTTAATCGCGAAAAGATTAAAGAAGATATTCGTTATTTAATGGACAATGGTGCAAAAACGATTAAATTCGTTGACCGTACCTTTAACATTAGCCGTAGCTATGCAATGGAAATGTTCCAATTTTTAATTGATGAGCATAAACCTGGTGTTGTGTTCCAATTTGAAATTACTGCAGATATTATGCGTCCAGAAGTCATTCAATTCCTAAACGATAATGCTCCAAAGGGGTTATTCCGTTTCGAAATTGGTGTTCAATCAACGAACGATTTAACGAACGAACTCGTTAAACGCCGACAAAACTTTGAGAAACTAAAACGAACTGTAACAATGGTTAAAGAAGGTGGAAAAATTGACCAACATCTTGATTTAATCGCTGGTCTTCCTGAAGAAGATTATGAAAGCTTCCGTAAAACATTTAATGATGTGTTTAAAATGCGTCCAGAAGAATTACAGCTTGGGTTCTTAAAGCTATTAAGAGGAACAGGGCTTCGAGTGGAAGCGTCTCGATATGGTTATACGTATGTAGATATTGCTCCATATGAGATTTTTTCAAACAACGTCTTAACCTTCGACGAAATTATTCGTATTAAGCAGGCAGAAGATGTATTAGAGAAATATTGGAATGATCACCGTATGGATTACACAATTGAATACTTGGTAACGGAAGTATTTGAAACGCCATTTGATTTCTTCCAAAATTTCGGTACGTACTGGGAAGAAAAAGGCTGGTCTCGAATTGGTCATCAATTAGAGGATTTATTCAAAAGACTAGAAGAATTTTTATCTACTGTACCAAACGTGAACATGAAGATTGTTCGCAGTTTAATGCAGCTTGACTATTTATCGAAACAACAATTCCAGCCTCGAAAATTATGGTGGGAAGAACGGATAAACCGTGAAAAACAAAAAGAAGTTTATAATTTATTAAAGGATTCACCTACTATTGCAGGCAAAGACTTTACACAATTTGAACTAAGTGAGAAAGAGTTCTTTAAACACTCCCTGCTTATTCCTTTTGCGATTGACTACAATGCACTAGAGGAAGGAAATATTGTTCCGAAAGAAGGTACCCTTCTTACATACTTCCGTCAAGGGCAAACACCATACTTTGCTACAATCCAAAATGCTTAA
- a CDS encoding methyltransferase, with the protein MNEKYFDELLNVHTEASKSDVNNSVYYHPYEPTPYEALEYLFQHYRMNANDHVVDFGCGKGRLNFYIDHQIGCPVTGIEMNRNFYQDAIENKKSYLKKKRKKTDSIQFLCCKAEEYNIKEQDNRFYFFNPFTIPIFMKVVHNILLSFENNNREIDLILYYASDDYRYFLEFQTPFECINEISLPGIYDKNTYERFLIYRAK; encoded by the coding sequence TTGAATGAAAAGTATTTTGATGAATTATTAAATGTACATACAGAAGCAAGCAAATCTGATGTGAATAATTCGGTTTATTATCATCCCTACGAACCGACACCATACGAAGCTTTAGAATATTTATTTCAGCATTACAGGATGAATGCTAATGATCATGTGGTTGATTTTGGATGTGGTAAAGGGCGCCTTAATTTTTACATTGACCATCAAATTGGTTGTCCTGTAACAGGAATTGAAATGAATCGAAATTTTTATCAAGACGCAATAGAAAACAAAAAGAGTTACTTGAAAAAAAAGAGGAAGAAAACGGATTCGATACAATTCCTTTGTTGCAAAGCAGAAGAGTACAATATAAAAGAACAAGATAATCGTTTCTATTTTTTTAATCCATTTACGATACCAATATTTATGAAGGTTGTTCATAACATTTTACTTTCATTTGAAAATAATAACCGTGAAATAGACTTAATCCTTTACTATGCCTCAGATGATTATCGATATTTCTTGGAATTTCAGACTCCATTTGAATGTATCAATGAGATTTCATTACCAGGAATTTATGATAAAAATACTTATGAAAGATTTTTAATTTATAGAGCAAAGTAA
- the qoxA gene encoding quinol oxidase subunit 2 produces the protein MKLKWLLFATLTTLAVFLAGCEPLLVLDPKGPQAERQANDILLSIGIMAVIVIIVMVLLAYMLIKFRASKQSEDYEPPHIEGNPWIEAICVGIPVIIVAFLSFVSVQSNYIVESTPVGYEDKEPLVIYASSSDWKWHFSYPEQNIETVNYLYIPTDRPIEFKLYSYGPITSFWIPQLGGQKYAMSDMVTTLHLAADVPGEFMGRNANFSGKGFAENTFNVTAMTQSDFDKWVEEVLETAKPLTESEFEKLLEPGHLGQMTFTGTHLDFSPAPEHHHADDSESETETDHSEHSENKSESHDMTEEHMNHNGH, from the coding sequence ATGAAACTAAAGTGGTTACTTTTTGCTACATTAACGACACTTGCTGTTTTTCTTGCAGGCTGTGAACCTTTATTAGTATTAGATCCGAAAGGTCCACAAGCTGAACGACAGGCAAATGACATCTTATTATCGATAGGAATCATGGCGGTCATTGTTATTATAGTCATGGTGTTATTAGCTTATATGTTAATTAAATTTCGTGCTTCAAAGCAAAGCGAGGATTATGAACCACCTCATATTGAAGGAAATCCATGGATAGAAGCAATCTGTGTGGGTATTCCTGTAATTATTGTTGCATTTCTTTCTTTTGTCTCTGTACAAAGTAACTATATTGTTGAATCAACTCCAGTTGGTTATGAAGATAAAGAACCATTAGTTATCTATGCTTCTTCTTCTGACTGGAAATGGCATTTTAGTTATCCTGAACAAAATATTGAAACGGTGAACTATTTGTATATTCCTACCGATAGACCAATCGAATTTAAACTTTATTCTTATGGACCAATTACAAGTTTCTGGATTCCACAACTTGGTGGTCAAAAATACGCAATGTCCGATATGGTCACAACTTTACATTTAGCTGCTGACGTACCTGGTGAATTTATGGGTCGTAATGCAAACTTTAGTGGTAAAGGGTTTGCAGAAAATACTTTTAACGTTACTGCAATGACACAATCTGATTTTGACAAATGGGTAGAAGAGGTTCTTGAGACTGCGAAACCGCTTACAGAAAGTGAATTCGAAAAGCTATTAGAGCCAGGCCATCTTGGTCAAATGACCTTTACTGGTACACATTTAGACTTTAGTCCTGCTCCAGAACATCATCATGCTGATGATTCAGAGAGTGAAACAGAAACAGATCATAGTGAGCATAGTGAAAACAAGTCTGAATCCCATGATATGACAGAAGAACACATGAACCATAACGGTCATTAA
- a CDS encoding inosine-uridine preferring nucleoside hydrolase: protein MKKYVYFNHDGSVDDLVSLFLLLQMDEVELVGVGVTPADSYLEPAQYASRKIIDRFGHGKKIEVALSNSRPVNPFPKEWRMDAFNVDAFPILNEFDLKTGVVNKPAHLHLVETLKDSQHKITLLFVGPLTDLARALYVAPEIVEKIEKLVWMGGTFLEKGNVEEPEHDGTAEWNAFWDPKAVAIVWNTNIPIDLVALESTKKVPLTNNIRKMWAKQRQYLGVEFLGQCYALVPPLEHFETNSTYFLWDVLTTATIGYPDLVKKMEVNSIVITSGQSQGRTELNANGRPVQLVYDVNREEFFDYITNLAKKADL, encoded by the coding sequence GTGAAAAAGTATGTTTATTTTAATCATGATGGTAGCGTTGATGATTTAGTTTCATTATTTTTACTTTTACAAATGGATGAGGTCGAGCTCGTTGGAGTTGGTGTCACTCCTGCTGACAGTTATTTAGAACCAGCACAATATGCAAGCCGTAAAATTATAGATCGTTTTGGCCATGGAAAAAAAATTGAAGTAGCATTATCAAATTCTAGACCCGTTAACCCTTTCCCAAAAGAATGGCGTATGGATGCGTTTAATGTAGATGCATTCCCAATCCTGAATGAGTTTGATCTAAAAACAGGTGTTGTTAACAAACCCGCACACCTTCATTTAGTTGAAACGTTAAAGGATTCACAACATAAAATCACATTACTTTTTGTGGGTCCTTTAACAGATTTAGCACGTGCTTTGTATGTAGCGCCAGAAATTGTAGAAAAAATTGAGAAGCTTGTTTGGATGGGTGGAACCTTTCTTGAAAAAGGCAATGTAGAAGAACCTGAACATGATGGTACTGCTGAATGGAATGCCTTTTGGGACCCAAAGGCAGTTGCCATTGTCTGGAACACGAACATACCTATTGATTTAGTTGCACTTGAAAGTACAAAAAAAGTACCTTTAACAAATAATATCCGTAAAATGTGGGCAAAACAAAGACAATATTTAGGTGTAGAATTTTTAGGTCAATGTTATGCACTGGTCCCTCCCCTTGAACACTTCGAAACCAATTCTACCTATTTTTTATGGGATGTGTTAACAACTGCAACAATTGGTTATCCTGATTTGGTTAAAAAAATGGAAGTGAACAGCATCGTAATTACTAGCGGTCAAAGTCAAGGGAGAACCGAACTAAATGCTAACGGTCGTCCAGTTCAACTTGTTTATGATGTCAATCGCGAGGAATTTTTTGATTATATTACAAACTTAGCAAAAAAAGCTGATTTATAG
- a CDS encoding branched-chain alpha-keto acid dehydrogenase has translation MVKVFVYGTLLKGEENAYYLNNATCIEEHCWIFARLFDTGYGYPAITLASNNRTYGELYEVSESDLPLLDELEDYIEGAPNNLYERVLQEIYTEKGIISAFVYIANQDGLLKREIPEGDWRKYRKLLE, from the coding sequence ATGGTAAAAGTATTTGTCTATGGAACATTACTTAAAGGTGAGGAAAACGCTTATTACTTAAATAATGCGACTTGTATAGAAGAGCATTGTTGGATTTTCGCGAGACTATTTGATACAGGCTACGGCTATCCAGCAATTACTTTAGCCTCAAATAATCGTACTTACGGCGAATTGTATGAAGTCTCCGAGAGTGACTTACCTTTACTAGATGAACTTGAAGATTATATAGAAGGAGCACCAAACAACCTATATGAACGAGTCTTACAAGAAATCTACACAGAAAAAGGGATTATTAGTGCATTTGTCTATATTGCTAATCAAGATGGTCTTCTTAAAAGGGAAATTCCGGAAGGCGATTGGAGGAAATATAGGAAACTATTGGAATAA
- the tag gene encoding DNA-3-methyladenine glycosylase, giving the protein MTNPNRCKWVNKEPVYITYHDHEWGTPVYDDRHLFEMLCLEGAQAGLSWWTILQKRENYRKAFDNFEAEKIVQYSEEKIQSLIEDAGIVRNKLKIRSVITNANVFLQKQEEYGSFSNYIWSFVDHTPIVNQWELVKDVPVTTAISDRMSKQLKKDGFKFVGSTICYSYMQAVGMVNDHTIDCFCHPVNKGE; this is encoded by the coding sequence ATGACAAATCCAAATCGTTGTAAATGGGTAAATAAAGAACCTGTATATATTACTTACCATGATCATGAATGGGGAACGCCTGTTTATGACGACCGACATTTATTCGAAATGCTTTGTTTAGAAGGAGCACAAGCCGGTCTAAGCTGGTGGACAATTTTACAAAAAAGAGAGAACTATCGAAAGGCATTTGACAACTTTGAAGCTGAAAAAATAGTCCAATATTCAGAAGAGAAAATTCAATCCTTAATTGAAGATGCGGGAATCGTTCGAAATAAATTAAAAATTCGAAGTGTAATCACCAATGCGAATGTTTTTTTACAAAAACAAGAGGAGTATGGTTCATTTTCAAATTATATATGGAGCTTTGTCGATCATACACCTATAGTTAACCAATGGGAGTTAGTAAAGGATGTACCAGTAACAACAGCTATTAGCGATAGAATGAGTAAACAGCTTAAAAAAGATGGATTTAAATTTGTCGGAAGTACAATTTGCTATTCTTATATGCAGGCAGTGGGAATGGTAAATGACCATACAATTGATTGTTTTTGTCATCCAGTAAATAAGGGGGAATAG
- a CDS encoding membrane protein, which yields MNKTISDSTSRSQTFDLIISALLIALVFVATLFLNIKLPITANGGLVHLGTGMLFIASILFGPKKGALAGAIGMGLFDLFSGWTLWAPITFVARGLQGYIVGKVAWMNDKNGSSTVLNLIGMIISIPFMIAVYYVGEGILYGNWIAPVASIPGDLVQNILGIIIAIPVCIVLKKVSIFK from the coding sequence ATGAACAAAACGATAAGTGATTCAACATCACGTTCACAAACATTTGATTTAATTATTTCAGCTTTGCTTATAGCTCTAGTCTTTGTGGCTACACTGTTTCTGAACATTAAATTACCGATTACAGCTAATGGCGGATTAGTACATCTTGGAACTGGAATGCTTTTTATAGCTTCAATTCTATTTGGACCTAAAAAAGGTGCATTAGCTGGTGCAATTGGGATGGGTTTATTTGACCTATTTTCCGGTTGGACTTTGTGGGCCCCAATTACCTTTGTCGCTCGTGGTTTACAAGGTTATATCGTTGGTAAAGTTGCATGGATGAATGACAAAAACGGAAGTAGTACTGTACTTAATTTGATTGGAATGATTATTTCCATTCCTTTTATGATTGCTGTTTATTATGTTGGTGAAGGTATATTATATGGAAATTGGATTGCACCAGTTGCATCAATTCCAGGTGACCTTGTCCAGAATATATTAGGTATTATTATTGCTATTCCAGTTTGTATAGTGTTAAAAAAGGTTTCAATTTTTAAGTAA
- the yugG gene encoding putative HTH-type transcriptional regulator YugG, protein MKLTVKEMEIVEILEKDSRIAINDLAKMVGLSAEETEQSIKKLEDNKIIVKYISIVDWTKVEEHPGVRAMIDVKVTPKRGVGFDEIAERIYRFNEVNSVYLMSGTYDLSVIVEGKSMNEIANFVSQKLSTLDSVLSTTTHFILKKYKHDGIIFEPEKKDKRIVVSP, encoded by the coding sequence ATGAAATTAACAGTAAAAGAAATGGAAATTGTTGAAATTCTTGAAAAAGATTCACGCATTGCAATAAATGATTTAGCCAAGATGGTTGGTTTATCAGCAGAAGAAACAGAACAATCAATCAAAAAACTAGAAGATAATAAAATTATCGTAAAATATATTTCGATTGTAGACTGGACTAAGGTAGAGGAACATCCTGGTGTTCGTGCAATGATCGATGTAAAAGTAACACCTAAACGTGGTGTTGGATTCGATGAAATCGCAGAAAGAATTTATCGTTTTAACGAAGTAAATTCAGTATATTTAATGTCAGGTACTTACGATTTGTCTGTAATCGTAGAAGGTAAGTCAATGAATGAGATTGCAAACTTTGTATCACAAAAGCTTTCCACTCTTGATTCTGTTCTTTCAACAACAACGCATTTTATATTGAAAAAATATAAACATGACGGTATTATTTTCGAACCAGAGAAAAAAGATAAAAGAATTGTGGTGTCACCATAA